In the genome of Streptomyces globosus, one region contains:
- a CDS encoding ABC transporter ATP-binding protein has product MTARLTAREITLRHGDRVVSTGLSLDVPDGAFTAIVGPNACGKSTLLRALVRLLRPTAGHVHLDGRDVGRYPPKALAKQLGFLPQDPQAPEDIKVRQLVRRGRFPHQPLLALWSQGDEEAVADAMAAAGVADLAERPVQQLSGGQRQRVWMAMVLAQRTPCLLLDEPTSFLDITHQYQLLGLLAGLRDEGRTVIAVLHDINQACRFADHLVAMKDGRVVAEGAPADIVDAALIKDVFDLPSVIIPDPVTATPMVVPTLQGE; this is encoded by the coding sequence GTGACCGCACGCCTGACCGCGCGGGAGATCACCCTGCGCCACGGCGACCGGGTGGTCTCCACCGGCCTCAGCCTCGACGTCCCCGACGGTGCGTTCACCGCCATCGTGGGCCCCAACGCCTGCGGGAAGTCGACCCTGCTGCGCGCCCTCGTCCGGCTGCTGCGCCCCACCGCCGGCCACGTACACCTCGACGGACGGGACGTAGGGCGGTACCCGCCGAAGGCACTCGCCAAGCAGCTCGGCTTCCTGCCGCAGGACCCCCAGGCCCCCGAAGACATCAAGGTCAGACAGCTCGTACGCCGAGGCAGGTTCCCCCACCAGCCGCTCCTGGCGCTGTGGTCGCAGGGCGACGAGGAGGCGGTCGCCGACGCGATGGCCGCCGCCGGCGTCGCCGACCTGGCGGAGCGGCCCGTGCAGCAACTCTCCGGCGGGCAGCGGCAACGGGTCTGGATGGCCATGGTGCTCGCCCAGCGGACGCCCTGCCTGCTGCTCGACGAACCCACCTCCTTCCTCGACATCACCCACCAGTACCAGCTCCTCGGCCTGCTGGCCGGGCTGCGCGACGAGGGACGCACCGTGATCGCCGTCCTCCACGACATCAACCAGGCCTGCCGGTTCGCCGACCACCTGGTCGCCATGAAGGACGGGCGGGTGGTCGCCGAGGGCGCCCCCGCCGACATCGTGGACGCAGCGCTGATCAAGGACGTGTTCGACCTGCCGAGCGTCATCATCCCCGACCCGGTGACCGCCACGCCGATGGTCGTCCCCACCCTGCAAGGAGAGTAA
- a CDS encoding non-ribosomal peptide synthetase, which translates to MTTARVSPDGLHALTSAQLGIWNAQRLEPDSPYYLVGDVVEISGADPVDADALAEAVRATTEEAESLRLRFHDTPDGPRQTISGEPVLPPRIADVSGEADPRAAAHALVDAERARAAGQCRGMVDRPLYTRTVIRLSEREVWYTQLGHHLVFDGYTAAMLARRTAARYTALVRGTEAPPSPFGRFADLLAADRAYRDSDKSAEDRAYWVERFTPLPDLGPLGDPDTAAGPPEHTLTARTVVTPEETARLRAFADREGVTWGEALIACYAAYLHRALGRTDVVFALPLMCRTGSAELRTPAMAVNVLPLRVAVHPGDRLGELSRSVASAMREMRDHQRYRGEDLPRDLGAPGAGALLHGRGINLKAFDLAIDFAGATGVMRNVAGGPPEDMGLSVLPTRDGGLLLGFEVDARSTDQAAVDGRLAGLRTLLADLVDGRPVGRIALAGDVDRLLADWSPRALPGTPLDVPTAFDAMAAADPARTALVCGADRLSAGELADRVHRLARALRARGIGPGDVVALALPRSADLVAALLAVMDAGAAFLPLDAAYPQERLRALLDDTRPALVLTDGSVAGLPWDSFVREAAGLPGTPLTAGELAEPRHPDHLAYVIHTSGSTGRPKGVLGRVGGLAALLHHQRATVVAEAERAAGRRLRAAHTYSFAFDSAFEHLVWLLCGHELHVYDAETTRDADALLAACARDGIDIIDTTPSMAAPLLDGGLLDLRPTLLVLGGEATPPALWRRIAGSGTAARNMYGPTEASVTSSSARIDGDTPTIGHPLAGTRTYLLDSALQPVPHGTAGELYLAGPHLARGYLGRPGATAERFVADPFGSPGDRMYRTGDLARWVPGRGLEYLGRSDGQVKIRGHRVETGEVEAALGAVPGVTAAAAAVRSSRLVGYVVSASATPEAVRAHLAERLPDHLVPAAVVVLDALPLTPNGKLDRAALPAPAATGGGREPRTERERLLCGVLAEVLDIERVGVDDDYFALGGDSITAITVSSRLRAKGLVLRPRDLLARRSLAALAASAVPVDDAAEPADEPTGPVPAPPIVRGLLDPHPDVDTVAGYAQWTALRVDTLALDDLATGVQTVLDHHDALRLRVGGDGLEVLPKQAVKADVREVPGTDPTALAERLAEELDPRTGDLVRAALLRTGDGTADRLVVVVHHLAMDGVSWRVLLPDLQTACTGGSLAPVGASWRRHAALLAEQGRTGARRDELDHWRTALDSAVRLGARPLDQERDTVSTAHRSVTLATAEATEAVLTTLPAAYRAGADEVLLAALVLALRAWGPAGEAVAVTMEGHGREHLDLSRTVGWFTSEYPVRVPTAGDVRQVLRAAKEAKRGVPDGGLGYGVLRSLDPVAGPELSATPPPDVLLNYLGRFAPLPGTGWQLPEQDAFSVTEPGAKALEQVLALNCFVHEGGAPRLAVEWTAATGVLGTEAVAALQTAWDAALEALAAHARDTAGGLTPSDLPLVDLDQAAIDALEGAAAGPVADVLPATPLQVGLSFHTQVRDDRDTDVYVVQAVTTLVGELDPDRMAEAARELLRRHPALRVYLAQAGDDVVQVVPAGTLLEWRCDDRFPEAARAELERPFDPARPPLIRFLLSRTGPAEHKLVITNHHALLDGWSMPLVGRTLLALYAELGGGPAAPAAPLLAEYFRWLAGRDHPASLDAWRDALAGLDDATRLAPAGTGTGVERPGRVTLALGREFSDRLRTFAREQGVTLTTVLQTAWGLLLGRLTGSRDVVFGCPVSGRPSEVDGVESMIGQLGTTIPVRVRHTQDQTARDLLADVHADSVALAEHHHVGLPGIQRAAGLGELFDTMLVVENFPLSSRKRTPLAPGLELAAVDITDATHYALTVIVIPEDEITIGLGYQPRAFAEATVRDYGRWLHNLLREIVDDPVRPAVRLPALGPDERERMLRTGTEAVPARQRGHWLDEFAGWVRRKPDAEALVCRDRSLSYAELDRQANRLAHALIERGVRPQDPVAVLLGRDVEMTVALFGVAKAGAVYVPMDAAYPRDRLAYMFDDIAPAAVVTTGAELPVERDLPVLRLDEPATLASAPDTDPAGARAALTDDSLAYVIYTSGTTGRPKGVGLTHRGVPDLVALQEEVVGVTEHDRYLHFASTGFDVAFWQTMVPLLSGGTSVIAPEEVRVPGDELLDYIAEHRVTGVNLLPSFLAAMPDDRTVHPDVFFVVGAERLDPGLARRWGTGRRALFNAYGPTEATINAVTWRYDPDEDDGAGPLPIGRPDPNVRAYVLDGGLQPVGTGVTGELYLAGPSLARGYLGRPALTAAAFVADPYGPPGERMYRTGDRVRWRADGQLVFLGRVDHQVKIRGFRVELGEIESALTRHPDVRAAAVIVRDGRLVGYAIPTDGAAPDTAQLRAHLAAELPDHMVPAALATLDRLPLTPGGKLDTAALPDPQTAAAARREPATGAEAVLLDVFRDILGADAIGPDDDFFAIGGDSIVALQVVSRARRRGLGLTARDVFGGVTVAGIAALARTLGDGGAPAVGDAPLTPVMHDLLHRAGTAADGFCQWVELCVPPGGDEAAWEAVIDAVLARHDVLRARLADGDTVLRIPPAGAVTAADVLTRIPADDEPRSRIDAWTARARDTMDPRTGPLLRALWVDAGPARPGRLVLLAHHLVADGVSWRILLDDIRHAHSGGALARHGQSFLAWARSLHEADRTAELPHWQRMTATPAIGRPLDPARDTAATAAHHEIRLDADATRALVTTLPAAHRTTPDAVLLSALAQAVRAWRGTRELLVALESHGRPPHVDLSQTVGWFTAVHPVRVHADDGVKAVAERLRAQGDGLGHGVLTTAGLLDPVRPEIAWNYLGQFPGAPAEETPWQAPPDADPLGSGGSAGLPLPHSLMVNALVRDDALRIRVTWPSALFTAAEIEDLAGHLRTALLRTAAAPEIRALDGGRRAAEVQPLTPLQEVMLRHSRTERPDPYTVQSAFSLAGPLDLDALRAAGADLLARHPNLGAVFPADLAVIPEAARPEFRVSDGPAEEVLAADLAEPFDLARGPLYRLTVIRRAPERADLVLTSHHVLSDGWSAPRILTELFALYTARLSGEEPGLSAPVPFADYLRWRAGHEPALAPWAAELDGLPEGDYLGARELGPAWQEPEVIAFDAALVAELSELAAQRGLTRNTLVQGAWSVLLARRSGRDDVCFGAMVACRPPELEGVEEIIGLLANTVPVRARLAGTLADVLHDLQARQRALVEHHHVALADLERLTGRSRLFDSLVVFENYPVDPDRLREPAPGLTVVGTRFREATHHPVTLTVMPDGDGWTGVLARRPGADAEGLAEELLDLLRALGSRLDDDVRTLLGHR; encoded by the coding sequence GTGACCACCGCACGCGTGTCCCCGGACGGCCTGCACGCACTGACCAGTGCCCAGCTGGGCATCTGGAACGCCCAGCGCCTCGAACCCGACTCGCCGTACTACCTCGTCGGCGACGTCGTGGAGATATCCGGCGCGGACCCCGTCGACGCCGACGCCCTCGCCGAGGCGGTCCGCGCCACCACGGAGGAGGCCGAAAGCCTCCGGCTGCGCTTCCACGACACCCCGGACGGCCCGCGCCAGACGATCAGCGGCGAACCGGTCCTGCCGCCCCGCATCGCCGACGTCAGCGGCGAAGCCGACCCCAGGGCGGCAGCCCACGCACTCGTCGACGCCGAACGGGCCCGGGCCGCCGGGCAGTGCCGGGGCATGGTGGACCGGCCGCTGTACACGCGGACCGTCATCAGGCTCTCCGAGCGCGAGGTCTGGTACACGCAGCTCGGCCACCACCTCGTCTTCGACGGCTACACCGCCGCGATGCTCGCCCGCCGCACCGCCGCCCGCTACACCGCCCTCGTACGCGGCACCGAGGCGCCGCCGTCCCCCTTCGGCCGCTTCGCCGACCTCCTCGCCGCCGACCGGGCCTACCGGGACAGCGACAAGTCCGCCGAGGACCGCGCGTACTGGGTCGAGCGCTTCACCCCGCTCCCCGACCTCGGGCCCCTCGGCGACCCCGACACCGCCGCCGGTCCGCCCGAGCACACCCTGACCGCCCGCACCGTCGTCACCCCCGAAGAGACCGCCCGCCTCCGCGCGTTCGCCGACCGGGAGGGCGTCACCTGGGGCGAGGCGCTGATCGCCTGCTACGCCGCGTACCTGCACCGCGCGCTGGGCCGCACCGACGTGGTGTTCGCGCTGCCGCTGATGTGCCGGACCGGCTCCGCCGAACTGCGCACCCCCGCCATGGCCGTCAACGTGCTGCCGCTGCGGGTCGCCGTCCACCCCGGCGACCGCCTGGGGGAGTTGAGCCGCAGCGTCGCCTCCGCCATGCGGGAGATGCGCGACCACCAGCGCTACCGCGGCGAGGACCTGCCGCGCGACCTCGGCGCGCCCGGCGCCGGCGCCCTCCTGCACGGACGCGGCATCAACCTCAAGGCGTTCGACCTGGCGATCGACTTCGCCGGCGCCACCGGCGTGATGCGCAACGTCGCCGGAGGCCCGCCCGAGGACATGGGGCTGAGCGTGTTGCCGACGCGCGACGGCGGGCTGCTGCTCGGCTTCGAGGTCGACGCCCGCAGCACCGACCAGGCCGCCGTCGACGGCAGACTGGCCGGCCTGCGCACCCTGCTGGCCGACCTGGTCGACGGCCGCCCCGTGGGCCGGATCGCCCTCGCCGGCGACGTCGACCGCCTCCTCGCCGACTGGTCGCCGCGTGCCCTGCCCGGCACCCCCCTGGACGTCCCCACCGCCTTCGACGCCATGGCCGCCGCCGACCCCGCGCGCACCGCGCTGGTGTGCGGTGCGGACCGGCTGTCCGCCGGGGAGCTCGCGGACCGCGTACACCGGCTCGCCCGCGCCCTCCGGGCCCGCGGGATCGGCCCCGGCGACGTCGTGGCCCTCGCCCTGCCGCGCTCTGCCGACCTGGTGGCCGCCCTCCTCGCCGTGATGGACGCCGGAGCCGCCTTCCTGCCGCTGGACGCCGCGTACCCGCAGGAGCGGCTGCGCGCGCTCCTCGACGACACCCGCCCCGCGCTCGTCCTCACCGACGGATCCGTCGCCGGCCTGCCCTGGGACTCCTTCGTCCGCGAGGCCGCCGGACTTCCCGGCACCCCTCTGACGGCAGGTGAACTGGCCGAACCCCGGCACCCCGACCACCTCGCCTACGTCATCCACACCTCCGGCTCCACCGGACGCCCCAAGGGGGTGCTCGGCCGGGTCGGCGGACTCGCCGCACTCCTGCACCACCAGCGGGCGACCGTCGTCGCGGAGGCTGAACGCGCCGCCGGCAGGCGGCTGCGCGCCGCCCACACCTACTCGTTCGCCTTCGACTCCGCGTTCGAGCACCTGGTCTGGCTGCTCTGCGGGCACGAACTGCACGTCTACGACGCCGAGACGACCCGCGACGCCGACGCACTCCTCGCCGCCTGCGCCCGCGACGGCATCGACATCATCGACACCACCCCGTCGATGGCCGCACCCCTGCTGGACGGCGGACTGCTCGACCTCCGCCCCACCCTGCTCGTCCTCGGCGGAGAGGCGACACCGCCCGCGCTGTGGCGCCGCATCGCCGGATCCGGGACCGCCGCGCGCAACATGTACGGGCCGACCGAGGCATCCGTCACCAGCAGCTCCGCGCGGATCGACGGCGACACCCCGACGATCGGCCACCCGCTCGCCGGCACCCGGACCTACCTGCTCGACAGCGCCCTGCAACCGGTGCCGCACGGCACCGCGGGCGAGCTGTACCTGGCCGGACCGCACCTGGCCCGCGGCTACCTCGGCCGGCCCGGCGCGACCGCCGAACGCTTCGTCGCCGACCCGTTCGGCTCACCCGGCGACCGCATGTACCGCACGGGCGACCTGGCGCGCTGGGTGCCCGGCCGCGGCCTGGAGTACCTGGGCCGCAGCGACGGACAGGTCAAGATCCGCGGCCACCGCGTCGAGACCGGGGAAGTGGAGGCCGCACTCGGCGCGGTACCCGGCGTCACCGCGGCCGCCGCCGCCGTCCGCTCCTCGCGGCTGGTCGGCTACGTCGTGTCCGCCTCCGCCACCCCGGAGGCGGTGCGCGCCCACCTGGCCGAGCGGCTCCCCGACCACCTGGTGCCCGCCGCCGTGGTGGTGCTCGACGCGCTGCCGCTCACCCCCAACGGCAAGCTCGACCGCGCCGCCCTTCCCGCACCCGCGGCGACCGGCGGCGGCCGCGAGCCCCGCACCGAGCGGGAGCGCCTGCTGTGCGGGGTCCTCGCCGAGGTGCTCGACATCGAGCGGGTCGGCGTGGACGACGACTACTTCGCCCTCGGCGGCGACAGCATCACCGCGATCACCGTCAGCAGCAGGCTGCGGGCCAAGGGCCTGGTGCTGCGGCCGCGGGACCTCCTGGCACGCCGCAGCCTCGCCGCCCTGGCCGCCTCCGCCGTGCCGGTGGACGACGCGGCCGAGCCGGCGGACGAGCCGACCGGACCGGTGCCGGCGCCGCCGATCGTGCGCGGCCTGCTCGACCCGCACCCCGACGTGGACACCGTCGCCGGCTACGCGCAGTGGACGGCCCTGCGCGTCGACACGCTCGCCCTCGACGACCTCGCCACGGGCGTGCAGACCGTGCTCGACCACCATGACGCGCTGCGGCTGCGGGTCGGCGGCGACGGACTGGAGGTACTGCCGAAGCAGGCCGTGAAGGCCGACGTCCGCGAAGTCCCCGGCACCGACCCGACCGCCCTCGCGGAGCGCCTCGCCGAGGAGCTCGACCCCCGCACCGGCGACCTGGTGCGGGCTGCGCTGCTGCGCACCGGCGACGGCACGGCGGACCGCCTGGTCGTCGTCGTCCACCACCTCGCCATGGACGGCGTGTCCTGGCGGGTGCTCCTGCCCGACCTCCAGACGGCCTGCACGGGCGGCAGCCTCGCCCCCGTCGGGGCGTCATGGCGGCGGCACGCAGCACTCCTCGCCGAACAGGGCAGGACCGGAGCACGGCGGGACGAGCTCGACCACTGGCGGACCGCGCTCGACTCCGCCGTACGGCTGGGCGCCCGCCCGCTCGACCAGGAGCGGGACACCGTGTCCACCGCCCACCGGTCCGTCACCCTCGCCACGGCCGAGGCCACCGAGGCTGTGCTGACGACCCTGCCCGCCGCCTACCGGGCAGGCGCCGACGAGGTGCTGCTGGCAGCGCTCGTACTGGCCCTGCGCGCGTGGGGCCCGGCCGGCGAGGCGGTGGCCGTCACCATGGAGGGCCACGGCCGCGAACACCTCGACCTGTCCCGTACGGTCGGCTGGTTCACCAGCGAGTACCCGGTCCGCGTCCCCACGGCCGGCGACGTGCGGCAGGTGCTGCGCGCGGCCAAGGAGGCCAAGCGGGGCGTCCCCGACGGCGGCCTCGGCTACGGCGTCCTGCGCTCCCTCGACCCGGTGGCCGGCCCCGAGCTGTCCGCCACCCCGCCGCCGGACGTGCTGCTCAACTACCTCGGCCGGTTCGCCCCCCTGCCCGGCACGGGCTGGCAGCTGCCCGAGCAGGACGCCTTCTCGGTGACCGAACCCGGCGCCAAGGCCCTGGAACAGGTCCTGGCCCTGAACTGCTTCGTCCACGAGGGGGGCGCGCCCCGGCTCGCCGTTGAGTGGACCGCCGCGACCGGGGTGCTCGGCACCGAAGCGGTCGCGGCGCTGCAGACGGCCTGGGACGCGGCACTGGAGGCGCTCGCCGCCCACGCGCGCGACACCGCGGGCGGCCTCACCCCGTCGGACCTGCCGCTCGTCGACCTCGACCAGGCCGCCATCGACGCGCTCGAAGGCGCCGCCGCCGGACCGGTCGCCGACGTCCTGCCCGCCACCCCGCTCCAGGTCGGACTCTCCTTCCACACCCAGGTCCGCGACGACCGCGACACCGACGTCTACGTCGTCCAGGCCGTGACCACCCTGGTCGGCGAACTCGACCCCGACCGGATGGCCGAGGCCGCCCGCGAACTGCTGCGCCGCCACCCCGCCCTGCGCGTGTACCTCGCCCAGGCCGGCGACGACGTGGTGCAGGTGGTGCCCGCCGGCACCCTCCTGGAGTGGCGGTGCGACGACCGCTTCCCCGAGGCCGCCCGCGCCGAACTGGAGCGCCCCTTCGACCCGGCCAGACCGCCGCTGATCCGCTTCCTGCTCTCCCGGACCGGCCCGGCCGAGCACAAGCTGGTGATCACCAACCACCACGCCCTGCTCGACGGCTGGTCGATGCCGCTGGTCGGCCGCACCCTGCTCGCCCTCTACGCCGAACTCGGCGGCGGCCCCGCCGCACCCGCGGCCCCGCTGCTGGCGGAGTACTTCCGGTGGCTGGCAGGCCGGGACCACCCCGCGTCCCTGGACGCGTGGCGGGACGCCCTGGCCGGACTCGACGACGCGACGCGCCTGGCACCGGCGGGCACCGGCACCGGCGTCGAGCGGCCCGGCCGCGTGACGCTCGCGCTGGGCCGGGAGTTCAGCGACCGGCTGCGCACCTTCGCCCGCGAGCAGGGCGTCACCCTGACCACGGTGCTCCAGACCGCCTGGGGCCTGCTCCTGGGCAGGCTCACCGGGAGCCGGGACGTCGTCTTCGGCTGCCCGGTGTCCGGGCGGCCCTCCGAGGTCGACGGCGTCGAGTCGATGATCGGCCAGCTCGGCACCACCATCCCGGTCCGCGTCCGGCACACCCAGGACCAGACCGCGCGGGACCTCCTGGCGGACGTGCACGCCGACAGCGTCGCCCTCGCGGAGCACCACCACGTCGGACTCCCCGGGATCCAGCGGGCAGCGGGCCTCGGCGAACTCTTCGACACCATGCTGGTGGTGGAGAACTTCCCGCTGTCCAGCCGGAAGCGCACCCCGCTCGCCCCGGGCCTGGAACTGGCCGCAGTGGACATCACCGACGCCACCCACTACGCGCTGACCGTGATCGTGATCCCCGAAGACGAGATCACCATCGGCCTCGGCTACCAGCCGCGCGCCTTCGCCGAGGCGACCGTGCGCGACTACGGCCGCTGGCTGCACAACCTGCTGCGGGAGATCGTCGACGACCCGGTGCGGCCCGCCGTCCGGCTGCCCGCCCTCGGCCCCGACGAGCGCGAGCGGATGCTCCGTACCGGCACGGAGGCCGTGCCCGCCAGGCAACGCGGGCACTGGCTGGACGAGTTCGCCGGCTGGGTGCGCCGCAAGCCCGACGCGGAAGCCCTGGTCTGCCGCGACCGCAGCCTCAGCTATGCCGAACTGGACCGGCAGGCCAACCGGCTGGCCCACGCGCTCATCGAGCGCGGGGTGCGGCCCCAGGACCCGGTGGCGGTCCTGCTGGGCCGCGACGTCGAGATGACCGTTGCGCTGTTCGGCGTGGCCAAGGCCGGTGCCGTGTACGTGCCGATGGACGCCGCCTACCCCCGGGACCGGCTCGCCTACATGTTCGACGACATCGCGCCGGCCGCCGTCGTGACGACCGGGGCCGAACTGCCCGTCGAGCGCGACCTACCGGTACTCAGGCTGGACGAACCGGCCACGCTCGCCTCCGCACCGGACACCGACCCGGCCGGGGCGCGCGCCGCTCTCACCGACGACTCCCTCGCGTACGTCATTTACACCTCCGGCACCACCGGGCGGCCCAAGGGAGTCGGGCTCACCCACCGCGGCGTGCCCGACCTGGTCGCCCTCCAGGAGGAGGTCGTCGGCGTCACCGAGCACGACCGCTACCTGCACTTCGCGTCGACCGGCTTCGACGTCGCGTTCTGGCAGACCATGGTGCCGCTGCTGTCGGGCGGCACGTCCGTGATCGCCCCCGAGGAGGTGCGCGTACCCGGCGACGAACTGCTCGACTACATCGCCGAGCACCGCGTGACCGGAGTGAACCTGCTGCCGTCGTTCCTGGCCGCCATGCCCGACGACCGCACGGTCCACCCCGACGTGTTCTTCGTCGTCGGAGCCGAGCGCCTCGACCCCGGCCTGGCGCGGCGCTGGGGCACCGGCCGCAGGGCGCTCTTCAACGCCTACGGGCCCACCGAGGCCACCATCAACGCCGTGACCTGGCGGTACGACCCCGACGAGGACGACGGCGCCGGTCCGCTGCCCATCGGCCGCCCCGACCCCAACGTCCGCGCCTACGTGCTCGACGGCGGGCTCCAGCCGGTCGGCACCGGCGTGACGGGCGAGCTCTACCTCGCCGGGCCGAGCCTGGCCCGCGGCTACCTCGGCCGCCCCGCCCTGACCGCCGCGGCCTTCGTCGCCGACCCGTACGGCCCGCCCGGCGAGCGGATGTACCGCACCGGCGACCGCGTACGGTGGCGGGCGGACGGGCAGCTCGTGTTCCTCGGCCGAGTCGACCACCAGGTCAAGATCCGCGGCTTCCGCGTCGAGTTGGGCGAGATCGAATCCGCCCTGACCCGCCACCCCGACGTCCGCGCCGCCGCGGTGATCGTGCGCGACGGCAGGCTCGTCGGATACGCCATCCCGACCGACGGCGCCGCCCCCGACACCGCACAGCTGCGCGCCCACCTGGCCGCGGAGCTGCCCGACCACATGGTCCCCGCCGCCCTCGCCACCCTCGACCGGCTGCCGCTGACCCCCGGCGGAAAGCTCGACACCGCCGCGCTGCCGGACCCGCAGACCGCCGCCGCGGCGCGGCGCGAACCCGCCACCGGGGCCGAGGCGGTGCTGCTCGACGTGTTCCGGGACATCCTCGGAGCCGACGCCATCGGACCCGACGACGACTTCTTCGCCATCGGCGGCGACAGCATCGTGGCCCTTCAGGTGGTGTCCCGGGCCCGCCGCCGCGGTCTCGGCCTGACCGCCCGCGACGTGTTCGGGGGAGTGACCGTCGCCGGGATCGCGGCGCTGGCCCGCACCCTCGGCGACGGCGGGGCTCCCGCCGTCGGCGACGCCCCGCTGACGCCGGTCATGCACGACCTGCTGCACCGCGCCGGCACCGCCGCGGACGGCTTCTGCCAGTGGGTGGAGCTCTGCGTGCCCCCGGGCGGCGACGAGGCCGCCTGGGAGGCCGTGATCGACGCCGTCCTGGCCCGGCACGACGTGCTGCGCGCCCGCCTGGCCGACGGCGACACCGTGCTGCGCATCCCTCCCGCCGGCGCCGTGACGGCAGCCGACGTGCTGACCCGCATACCGGCCGACGACGAGCCGCGGTCCCGGATCGACGCCTGGACCGCCCGGGCCCGCGACACGATGGACCCGCGCACCGGCCCGCTGCTGCGCGCCCTGTGGGTCGACGCCGGTCCCGCCCGGCCGGGCAGGCTCGTCCTGCTCGCCCACCACCTCGTCGCCGACGGCGTGTCCTGGCGCATCCTGCTGGACGACATCCGGCACGCCCACTCCGGCGGCGCGCTGGCCCGGCACGGCCAGTCGTTCCTCGCCTGGGCCCGCTCCCTGCACGAAGCCGACCGGACGGCCGAACTGCCGCACTGGCAGCGGATGACCGCCACGCCGGCGATCGGCCGGCCCCTCGATCCCGCCCGGGACACCGCGGCCACCGCGGCCCACCACGAGATCCGGCTCGACGCCGACGCCACCCGCGCCCTGGTCACGACCCTGCCCGCCGCCCATCGCACCACACCGGACGCCGTGCTGCTCTCGGCGCTCGCCCAGGCGGTCCGGGCCTGGCGCGGCACACGGGAGCTGCTGGTCGCGCTGGAGAGCCACGGGCGCCCGCCGCACGTCGACCTCTCGCAGACCGTCGGCTGGTTCACCGCCGTCCACCCGGTACGGGTCCACGCCGACGACGGCGTCAAGGCCGTCGCGGAGCGGCTGCGCGCCCAGGGCGACGGCCTCGGCCACGGCGTCCTCACCACCGCCGGCCTGCTGGACCCGGTACGGCCGGAGATCGCCTGGAACTACCTCGGGCAGTTCCCCGGCGCCCCGGCCGAGGAGACCCCCTGGCAGGCGCCGCCGGACGCCGACCCGCTCGGCTCGGGCGGCTCCGCCGGGCTTCCCCTGCCGCACAGCCTGATGGTCAACGCCCTGGTACGCGACGACGCGCTGCGGATCCGCGTCACCTGGCCGTCCGCACTGTTCACCGCCGCCGAGATCGAGGACCTGGCCGGGCACCTGAGGACCGCGCTGCTGCGGACCGCCGCCGCGCCGGAGATCCGGGCGCTCGACGGCGGCCGCCGGGCCGCCGAGGTACAACCGCTCACCCCCCTCCAGGAGGTGATGCTGCGGCACTCCCGCACCGAGCGCCCCGACCCGTACACCGTGCAGTCGGCGTTCTCCCTGGCCGGGCCGCTCGACCTCGACGCCCTGCGCGCAGCCGGCGCCGACCTGCTGGCCCGCCACCCCAACCTGGGCGCCGTGTTCCCCGCCGACCTCGCGGTGATCCCCGAGGCGGCCCGGCCGGAGTTCCGCGTGTCCGACGGGCCCGCGGAGGAGGTACTGGCCGCCGACCTCGCCGAGCCGTTCGACCTCGCCCGGGGGCCGCTGTACCGGCTGACCGTGATCCGGCGCGCCCCCGAACGCGCCGACCTGGTCCTGACCAGCCATCACGTCCTCTCCGACGGCTGGTCGGCACCGCGCATCCTCACCGAGCTGTTCGCCCTGTACACCGCACGCCTGAGCGGCGAGGAACCTGGCCTGTCCGCTCCCGTGCCGTTCGCCGACTACCTGCGCTGGCGCGCCGGCCACGAGCCCGCCCTCGCCCCCTGGGCGGCCGAGTTGGACGGTCTGCCCGAGGGGGACTACCTGGGGGCCCGGGAACTCGGGCCCGCCTGGCAGGAGCCCGAGGTCATCGCCTTCGACGCGGCGCTGGTCGCCGAGCTGTCCGAGCTCGCCGCGCAGCGCGGCCTGACCCGGAACACGCTGGTGCAGGGCGCCTGGTCGGTGCTGCTCGCGCGCAGGTCCGGCCGCGACGACGTCTGCTTCGGCGCGATGGTCGCCTGCCGGCCCCCGGAGCTGGAGGGGGTCGAGGAGATCATCGGCCTGCTGGCCAACACCGTCCCGGTACGCGCCCGACTCGCGGGCACCCTCGCCGACGTGCTGCACGACCTGCAGGCCAGGCAGCGGGCACTGGTCGAGCACCACCACGTCGCCCTGGCGGACCTGGAACGGCTGACCGGCCGCAGCAGGCTGTTCGACAGCCTCGTGGTGTTCGAGAACTACCCGGTGGACCCGGACCGGCTGCGCGAACCCGCCCCCGGACTGACCGTCGTCGGCACCCGGTTCCGCGAGGCCACACACCACCCGGTGACCCTGACCGTCATGCCCGACGGCGACGGCTGGACCGGAGTCCTCGCCCGCCGGCCCGGGGCGGACGCCGAGGGCCTCGCCGAGGAACTCCTGGACCTGCTCCGCGCCCTGGGCAGCCGCCTCGACGACGATGTGCGCACCCTCCTGGGGCACCGATGA